From Spirochaetota bacterium, one genomic window encodes:
- a CDS encoding DUF6290 family protein, which yields MSITSLRLPDSLHKVAKELAKKDHISINQFITTAVAEKISALLTEEYLEKRAKRASKEHFKDIMSRVPDIEPEEYDRFK from the coding sequence ATGAGTATAACTAGTTTAAGATTACCGGATTCACTTCATAAAGTAGCGAAAGAGCTAGCCAAAAAAGATCATATTTCGATTAATCAGTTTATTACAACAGCAGTTGCTGAAAAAATATCCGCATTATTAACAGAAGAATACCTTGAAAAGCGCGCGAAGCGAGCCAGTAAAGAACATTTCAAAGATATTATGTCGAGAGTACCTGATATAGAACCAGAAGAATATGATAGATTTAAATAA
- a CDS encoding type II toxin-antitoxin system prevent-host-death family antitoxin, which produces MITVGIRNLRNSLSQYLNLVKKGEKILITDHNKVIAEIIPPRTNQTKSDMLQKYLSEQIENGTIVKATQNNILIKKDKNKTNSINNFEDIYNETRSERS; this is translated from the coding sequence ATGATTACTGTAGGAATACGAAATTTAAGAAATTCTCTTAGTCAATACCTTAATTTAGTAAAAAAAGGGGAAAAAATATTAATCACAGATCATAATAAGGTCATAGCAGAGATCATCCCTCCAAGAACAAATCAAACTAAATCAGATATGCTACAAAAATATTTATCTGAGCAGATAGAGAATGGAACAATAGTTAAGGCGACTCAGAACAATATTCTTATTAAAAAAGATAAAAATAAAACAAATAGTATTAATAATTTTGAAGATATATACAATGAAACGAGATCTGAACGCTCATGA
- a CDS encoding putative toxin-antitoxin system toxin component, PIN family has protein sequence MGKSPIVIDTNVLISSLRSKRGTSYALINQLEALSIEIAVSVPLVIEYEKVAFEQQDSIHFSIEEIQEYIDYICSIAIHQKIHFLWRPYLRDTKDDMVIELAVAANCRYIVTFNKKDFSGIDKFGIFAVTPKEFLHIFGE, from the coding sequence ATGGGAAAATCACCTATAGTAATAGATACAAACGTATTGATTTCTTCTCTCCGCTCGAAAAGAGGTACTTCATATGCCTTAATAAATCAACTTGAAGCGCTTAGTATTGAAATAGCTGTATCAGTACCATTGGTCATTGAATATGAGAAAGTGGCTTTTGAACAGCAGGATTCAATACACTTTTCTATAGAAGAAATTCAGGAATATATCGATTATATATGCAGCATTGCTATCCATCAGAAAATTCATTTTCTTTGGCGACCTTATCTCAGGGATACCAAAGATGATATGGTTATAGAGCTTGCCGTTGCTGCAAATTGTCGATATATTGTAACGTTTAACAAAAAGGATTTTTCTGGAATAGATAAGTTTGGAATTTTTGCTGTAACGCCAAAAGAATTTTTACATATTTTTGGAGAATGA
- a CDS encoding PIN domain-containing protein, with protein sequence MKIGYIDTSFLLSIIYEDEKYETSVDIWNIIDLKFSSIIIEIESRINLYKYYVNKQKNKRLYSLKEKELNDLLSNITKKMVDGEINLEIKNNDNLRRLRSLDSIHLATANIINKLIDEKLLLCSYDTEMVKVGKDIGFESIDKWLTR encoded by the coding sequence ATGAAAATTGGGTATATTGATACCAGCTTTCTTTTATCAATTATTTACGAAGATGAAAAATATGAAACATCTGTAGATATCTGGAATATTATTGACCTTAAGTTCAGTTCTATTATAATAGAAATTGAATCCCGCATAAATCTATATAAATACTATGTTAATAAACAAAAAAATAAAAGATTGTATTCTTTGAAAGAAAAAGAATTAAATGATCTATTGTCCAATATTACAAAAAAAATGGTAGATGGTGAAATCAATCTGGAAATCAAAAATAATGATAATTTAAGAAGACTCAGATCTTTGGATAGCATTCACTTAGCCACCGCAAATATTATTAACAAACTAATCGATGAAAAATTATTATTGTGTAGCTATGACACAGAAATGGTAAAGGTCGGGAAAGACATTGGTTTTGAATCAATTGACAAATGGCTCACCAGATAA
- a CDS encoding DUF302 domain-containing protein → MSYYFKKIVAMTFDEAIDKATEELKKEGFGVLTEIDVTGALKKKINVDFRKYRILGACNPSFAHKALLAEDKIGTMLPCNVIIQEHSDGKIEVAAIDPIASMQAIQNESLGEIAVKVQSKLKQVIENI, encoded by the coding sequence ATGTCTTACTATTTCAAAAAGATAGTAGCTATGACCTTCGATGAAGCTATCGACAAAGCAACAGAAGAGCTGAAAAAAGAAGGCTTTGGCGTTCTTACAGAAATTGATGTAACAGGAGCATTAAAAAAGAAAATTAATGTTGATTTCAGAAAGTATCGAATCCTAGGTGCATGTAATCCTTCTTTTGCCCACAAAGCCCTTCTCGCAGAAGACAAAATTGGCACCATGTTGCCTTGTAATGTCATTATTCAAGAACACTCGGATGGTAAAATTGAAGTTGCAGCCATTGACCCAATTGCATCTATGCAAGCGATTCAAAATGAAAGTCTTGGTGAGATAGCGGTTAAAGTACAGTCAAAGCTCAAGCAAGTAATTGAAAATATATAA